One segment of Solanum lycopersicum chromosome 1, SLM_r2.1 DNA contains the following:
- the LOC101263240 gene encoding uncharacterized protein, giving the protein MTPQRAARGRQVRRNVEEQGEPNAAKMQPQGKNKGEYYGQNSRVKPLYLEGSVFQGGSKIPVIAKCGRNNSGVFCEGSTSCFKYDQTGHFMRECIKNKKINESGGNRAQSSSVCPPNRAAPRGDTFGTGVRTNRLYALNNLQEHENSPDVLTGMIEVFDITVYALLDEDRV; this is encoded by the exons ATGACTCCACAAAGAGCTGCAAGAGGTCGTCAAGTTAGAAGGAACGTTGAGGAACAAGGGGAACCTAATGCAGCAAAAATGCAACCCCAAGGAAAA AACAAGGGTGAGTACTATGGTCAGAATTCCAGAGTAAAACCTTTATATTTAGAGGGTAGTGTGTTTCAAGGGGGTAGTAAGATTCCGGTCATCGCCAAGTGTGGCAGAAACAATTCTGGTGTTTTTTGTGAGGGCTCCACTAGTTGTTTCAAATATGACCAGACCGGGCATTTCATGAGAGAGTGtataaagaataagaaaataaatgaaagtggGGGCAATAGAGCCCAATCTTCATCGGTTTGTCCACCAAACAGGGCTGCACCAAGGGGAGACACTTTCGGTACTGGCGTGAGAACAAATCGCTTATATGCCCTCAACAATCTCCAAGAGCATGAGAATTCGCCAGATGTTCTCACTGGTATGATTGAAGTCTTTGACATTACTGTTTATGCATTGCTAGACGAAGATCGTGTTTAA